The DNA segment ACAATATTACTCATTCCCGCTTCTAATTTGTTTGGGTTTGAGTTGTTGAAGTAAATTTCGTCCCAATTAATTTGTCTATTGCTCAGGAATCTTGCTATCGAGGCTTGGTATTGATTTTCAGGACTATTACCCTCAAATACGTTTAGGTTGCTATATCTAGAAGTATAATAACTAGGCATATATTTATAATAACTTGGGTCTGGACTATCAACTCCCGTATAATCCAACCTACTATTGGCAATACGACCAGTCTGGAAAGCCACACTCGTATTTAAATTTGTAATGTCATTAATTTTCCAATAATGCGTTAGCATAACAATAGGCTCTTCGACATCCTTCTCTCTAGAGTTTCTTTTCTCACCATCTTGATACCCCCAATAAGAATTGTACTCTTTTCCAGCAATGGCAGTTGCTTCGGCTGTATTTGGAGAATTTTTACCGCGACTATTCTGAGCATAAATAGCGGTAAGATTTAGAGAGTGATTCTCATTAATTCTTTTTTCGACACTTGCAAAAAACGAATTAGCGCTATAGGTTGTTCCTTCATAAATCCCTTCAAGCGCCCATCGACGACCGGCAGAAACTACATAAGCCCAACCTTTTGAATTCATTCCCGACGCATGAGTAGCCATTGTACGCCAGTTGTAATTGGTATTTGTTCCAGAAAATGTGATTCTCGTTCCCGGTCTGTAGATTGATGCACGAGTATTAATAACCTGAGTACCTAATATTCCACCAAAGGTATTATCGGCAGGAGCAGATCCCATGGTAAATTCTTGATTACGAGTAGCGTCATTCAACCCTCCCCAGTTACTCCATTGTGGTCTTCCGTCATAAATCTTGTTCATCGTAATACCATTGATCATCGTACTACCGTATTCGTTATCAAGACCTCGAATTCTAAAACGTGCCTGACCCCAATTAAAAGCTGCTGATTGCTGAAAAGCATCTCTCGAAGCTTGTAACAATCCTGCGGTACTTTCTGAGCCACTATTATCATCGCCCAAATCATTTTCGGTAATGGTAATAAGCGAAGCTTGTTGCTCTGAGCTAATGTCAAATTCTAATAGAATCGTTCCCAAATCAATGCTTTCCCCCTCGGCAAGATCTACCGATAAAAGTTGTTCCTTATAACCACTTGTTCTTATCTGCACAAGATAGGAACCCGCCGGAAGTGCGGTAAATCTAAAAACACCATCAGAATCAGTGACCTGCGTAAAACTGCTGTTCTGAATATTGATCACAGCATTTAAAAGTGGCTTTTCCGTTTTGGCATCAATTACTTTTCCGCTAAGACTGCTCGTGCCTTGTGCAAAAACCCACACAACATTTAGCAGAAATAAAATACTAATAGCTAGTTTCTTCATAAATAATTCTTAAAGTGAAACGATTAACAAAATCATAATTAAAACTTAATTGTGATAAAAGTACATCTTTTAATATAATTCTCTAATTTAGTCGCTAAATAAATATTAAAATAATAATTACTTAATAATGCCACCGATGATTTTGAAATACTATCTTACCACACTACTGATGCTAATTTTTTCGACAGTGGCATTTTCGCAAGAGAAAAAATTCAAAATTCATACTGTAGGATTTTACAATATGGAGAATCTTTTTGATACTATAAATGATCCTACAATAAATGACGAAGAATGGTTGCCAAACGGCGCACAGAATTGGACATCAAGTAAATACAGAAAAAAAGTTTCTAATATGGCGCGGGTAATTGCCGAAATTGGTACCGCCGATAATCCAAATTCACCTACAATTTTAGGAGTTTCAGAAATAGAGAATCGATCGGTACTCGAAGATTTGATTAAGCAACCAGCACTTAAAAGTAAAAATTATGGCATCGTACATTTTGATTCGCCAGATAAACGAGGAATAGATGTTGGACTTATTTACCAAAAAGAGCACTTTAAGCCCATCACTTCTCACAACGTACCTTTGTATATTTATCAGAAAAACACTACTAATAAAAAAACCGAAATTGTTACTAATGAAGATGACGTTGCAGATGCCGATCCTCGTGGAAGGCGAGTTTACACTCGTGATCAACTCTTGGTTACAGGACTTTTGGATGGCGAAGAAGTAAGTTTCATCGTCTGCCACTGGCCTTCAAGATCTGGTGGCGAAAAACGCAGCTCACCCTTTCGTGAAGCTGCAGCTCAGCTAAGCAAGCGGATTGTCGATTCACTGCAGACAATTAATAAAGATGCGAAAGTATTTATTTTAGGAGATCTTAACGACGGTAGTTTCAACAAAAGTGTCAAGGTCGAGCTTGGAGCAAAAGGAAAGAAATCAGAAGTAAAACCATTGGGAATTTACAATCCTTTCGAAGAAATGGCAAACAAAGGAATGGGCACAATCGCATATCGTGATTCTTGGGATATTTTTGATATCATAATGTTCACTCAGCCACTGATCGAAACGGATTACAGCAGTTACCGATACTGGAAAGCAGGAATTTACAACGCTCCTTATATGATTACTACGGTTGGGCAGTACAAAGGATATCCACTCAGGCATACCGCCACCGAAGTTGGATTTAGCGATCACTTCCCAGTTTTTATTTATCTGATCAAAGAACAGAAATAGGCAATTTAGCAGTCGCGGCGCCAAAATATTCGCTAAATTAGCTTACTAAATTCGAATATTATGGCAGTAGCGCCTCCTTTCAATCTCAATAAATGGATTGCCGAAAACAGGCATCTCCTCAAACCACCCGTTGGAAATAAGAATGTGTACATCGATTCGCAAGACTATATTGTGATGATTGTCGCAGGTCCAAACGCCCGTAAAGACTATCATTACAACGAAACCGAGGAGCTTTTTTACCAACTCGAGGGTACCATTAAGGTCACAATTCAGGATGGGGGCGAACGTCGAGAATTTACTCTGAATGCCGGCGATATGTATTTGCATCCAGCCAAAACGCCACATTCTCCATCGCGTTCAGAAAACTCGATAGGATTGGTGGTCGAGCGAAAACGGGCAGGTCAAAATTTAAAAGATGGGCTGCTTTGGTATTGCGACAATTGCAACCATAAATTGTACGAAGTCTATTTCCCGTTAAACGATATCGAAGAAGATTTTCTGCGACATTTCGAGCATTTTTACAATTCAGAAGAGTTGCGAACCTGCGACAATTGTGGAACCGTGATGGAAGCAGATCCAAAATTCGTCCGAGATAAATAATATTTTTTATTAGGAGCTATTTCCAGCTTTTGCTCCAAGTCCTCACAAACAAAGCCGTTTTTTTAGGTCACAAAAGGAGCTTCCTCCGGTCGCTCTTTTCTGCCCAAAAAACTGGCTTTTTTTGCTCCGGGCTTTCCACGACAATCTGGGCTAGAGAACAACTTTGACCTAAAGTTTTTGAACATTAAGATTTTAAGAACCACAAAAATCTATTATTTATTAATGGGCGTGAAATAATAAAAAGCACTGATAAGGAAATAATACATCAATTTCCCAATTTGGCACATAGCTTATTCTAATTGAGGCAACATTATCGCTTATTAATCTCCTAAAAAAGGCGTAGCATGACTGAAAATGATTTATCATACAAAATAAGAGGAGCCATTTTTAATGTCTACAACGGTTTGGGTGCTGGATTGCTTGAATCTGTTTATGTGGCAGCCTTAGAGTGGGAACTTTTGAATCGAGGATTGCATGTCAGAAAGGAAGTTCCAGTACCAGTTCATTACAAAGAAGTTAAGCTAGATTTAGGGTTTCGATTAGATTTGTTAGTGGAAAATAAAGTAATCATTGAGGTGAAATCAGTAGAAAACCTTGCACAAGTTCATCATAAGCAAATACTAACCTATTTGAAAATAACGGAATTGAAACTAGGAATTTTAGTAAATTTTAATGTGGAAAACATTAATGATGGAATATTTAGAAAAGTAAATGGATTGTAGGAATCTAACGTATATAAAGACTCTGCGATAATCAGCGAGCATTATTTTTTCTCCCGCAGATTCCGAAGATGTTCGCAGATTAACTCAAAAAAGACCTCCGCAATAATCACCGAAATCAGTGGGCGTTATTTTTGCTTTCGCATCTCCCGCAGCTAAATGCATAAAAGAAAGTTCTGCGGTAATCCGCGAAATCTGCGGGCGTTATTTTTTCTCATTTAGATTCCGCATCTCCCGTCGATAAGTGCATAAAAAAAACTCTGCAATAATCAGTGGGCGCTATTTTTTCTCCCGCAGATTCCGCAGATGTTAGCAGATTAACTTACTTAAAAGAACTTTCTGGTGATCCGTGAAATCGGTGGGCGCTATTTTTTCTCCCGCAGATTCCGCAGATGTTCGCAGATTAACTTACTTAAAAGAACTTTCTGGTGATCCGTGAAATCGGTGGGCGCTATTTTTTTCCCCGCAGATATCCGCAGATTATACTCACTTAAAAAGAATTCTGTATTGATCCGCAAGCCCTATTTTTTGCTTTCGCATCTCCCGCAGCTAAATGCATAAAAGAAAGTTCTGCGGTAATCCGCGAAATCCGCGATTTTTTTCCCGCAGATTCCGCAGATTCCGCAGATTCCCGCAGATTAAACTCACTTAAAAACAACTCTGTAGTGATCCGCAAGTCCTATTATCTGCTTTCGCATCTCCCGCAGCTAACTGCATAAAAGAAAGTTCTGCGACAATCCGCGAAATCCGCGGGCATAAATTTTTTTTACTCTCGCAGTTATACTCATAATAAAAAACTCTGTGATAATCAGCGAAAACTCTGATCTGCTCCCCAATTCCTAAAATTTCCCTAACCACAACAGCCTTCTCACACAATTTCTCTATTTTTGCAACTATGAAGATCTCATTATCATTTATTATGTACTTGTTTACGCTGACCATTTTTATGGCTTCAACGTCTGCATTTGCGTGTGATACTGAGAAAAATGTAGTGGAAACTAAAGCCTGCTGCAGTTCAGAAAAAGCAAAATCTTGTTGTGATGATACTGCTTCAAATAGCGATTGCGACGGTAGTTGCGGAAGTAAATCTTGTTCAGGCTTTACGAGTTCACCATCGGTATTCGTACTTCAACAAAATGATTTTACTTCAAAACCTCTCTTCGCTACAATAGAAAAGTGTTCTTTTTACTTCGGCGAAAGCCACATTCTTACTGGTTTTGTTTTCGTTTGGGACATTCCTAATATAGGATAAATTTAAAATTTAATAGCCATTAGTGTGCTTTGTTTTTTCGGCGAAAGCCAGAAACTGCACTTCCAAATTACAATTTTAAACAACAGTTTCTTCAAATTTTTTAGGTATTTCAGTCTTAGAAGATACTTGCCGGAAATGAAAATTTCGATGCTTTATTAGCCGAAATATTTCGATGGAGAAACAAATCCTAAATTCGAACAAAATGAAAAATTTCCAATATTTCGCAGTAGCGATCGTTCTTCTTATTTCGACTTCAATTCAAGCACAAATAAATAAATCTGAAATTATTGCAACTGGACTTACATGTTCAATGTGTTCAAATGCAATCTACAAACAACTTCAAACATTGAGTTCAGTAGCAGAGATTGATACAGATTTAAATACAAATACTTTCACAGTAACCGCCAAAAACAATCAAACTCTTGATCCTGTTCAGCTAAAAGACGCTGTAGAAAAAGCGGGATTCTTTGTAGGCTCTATGATGGTTTACGTTGACGGATCAAAATTGAGTAAGCAAGAATTGACTCTAAATGGCAACAATCTGGTTTTGCTAGATAAAGTACCTGCTACCCATAAAGATTATAAAATGCAGGTTGTTGACGCTGGTTTTGTAACTAGCAAGCAACTTAAAAAGAATGAGAAAGCATTCTCTTCGATTATGGATTTTAGTAACTCGAAAGACAAAAAAATCTTTCTAAAAAGTGCTAAATAATGAGAAGGCATTTAATTCTATTCGCAGTTTTTCTCGGACATTCTGCTCAAGTAAAATCGCAAGAACTTTTTGTAATTACCGAACCTGCTAGCAATGTGCCAGCAGGTTCTATTTCAGTGGGAATCAATCAGGGATTGTTGAAAGCAGAAATTAGCGAAGACTATTATTACAATCTGTCGCCAACTGTTTCCTGGGGTGCAACCAAAAATCTAATGTTTAAAGCAGATGGATTTTTCTCTACAGATTATTCAAATTCATTGGCGTTCCGAGGAGCAAGTGTTTATACAAAATACCGATTTCTGTCTGAGGATGATTTGCAAAGTCATTTCAGAATGGCTGCTTTTGGACGAGTGAGCAACAACAACGAAGTAGCTGTTACTGAGGAGATAGATTTGATGGGAAATAATTCTGGATTTCAAGTAGGACTTGTTGCGACCAAATTAATTAAGAAAGTTGCCATCAGCGCGTCGCTTTCGGGAGTGCATGCCACCAATTTGGACGAAATTTTGCTTGGACGAGATTTTAACGATTTCGGCGCTGAATATACTCTTTCTGTAGGTAAATTGATGTTGCCAAAGGTGTATACTAGTTTTAATCAGACAAATGTGAACGCAATGTTTGAATTCAAGGGACAAACTCTAAATAAAAGTGGTAAATCTTACTTAGATGTTGTACCTTCCATACAATTTATTTTTAATAGTCGAGCGCGACTCGATTTGGCTTACAAACAAGAATTATATAGTAGCTTAAACCGAAATTCCTCAAGTGGTTTTCTGCTTAATTTTCAATATACCTTTTTCAATGTAAGCAATTAAAGATTTAAATTTCAATAGTTACAAAAAGCTAATTTTAATTCTTTCAGATGATTTTGCACATTAAAAATATGGTTTGCGATCGTTGCAATGCTGCGGTGCGATCCATTTTAGATTCTCTTGGTATTTCATATCAATCGGTTATTCTTGGCGAAGTTGAATCTACCGAAAAGGTTACAGGAAAGTTACGAACTGCTCTTAAAAAAGCATTACAAGCTCAAGGTTTTGATCTTCTAGACGATAAAAAATCTAAAATGATTGAGAAGGTCAAAAATCTTCTCATTGCCCTAGTTCAAGAAGAAGGTGAGCTTGACAAAATAAATATCTCCGAATATGTTTCCCAAGCGATTGCAGTGGATTACAGTAGTTTGAGTCAGATATTTTCAAATCAAGAAGGCTATACTATCGAGCACTATTTTATCTTACAACGGATAGAAAAAGTGAAAGAGCTGCTTCGCTATAATGAAATGTCACTTAGCGAAATAGCAATCAAAATGCATTTCTCTGATGTTGCGCATCTTAGTAATCAGTTTAAAAAAGTAGTTGGTTGCACTCCAACCGCTTTCAAGAAATTCAGAAGAGTTGACAGAAAGCCTTTAGACACGATCTAGGATACAAATCATATCATAAATTTTACAAACAGTTGTCAGTACAAATTCCGAAATTTGTGACAACTGTTTTTTTTTGGACAGGATTTGCACAGTTTCAGTTTTAGCAGCTTTACTATTTTTTCGCTGCAACTAATATTAAAAAATTATGACATCAAAATATATTATTAAAGGTATGACCTGTGACGGCTGCCGGACGGAAGTCGAAAAAGCACTAAATGCAATCTATGAAGTAGGAGCGATTGTTACCCTCGATCCACCGATTGCCACCATTAAAACCGACCATCGGATAGATATTGCAGTTTTTCAGAAAGCCATATCTAAAGTTGGAAATTACCGGATTACCTATTTTGAAGAAAGCGTAATTGTTAAAGCTCCAACATCACTATTATCTGAAAATCAGGTGACATTCAAATATGATGTATCCGGAATGTCTTGCAACGGCTGTAGGACCAAAGTAGAAAACACACTAAACCAGATTTCCGGTGTGGAAGCGGTGGTCACCCTGTATCCTCCAATAGCAACAATTTCTACTAAAGAGAAATTACGAACATCAATTTATCAAGATGCTCTAACCGCCATAGGAGAATATACAATCACTGCAATCGACGAGGATTCGATTGAAAATAATCTGTTACCTGACCAAGATTTTAATCAAGAATATATTGTTACAGGAATGACCTGTGATGGTTGCCGTAAGAAAGTTGAAAAAACTTTAAATGATATTCCGGGAGTTAATGCAACTGTAACTCTTGATCCGCCAGCCGCAAAAATCACCACCGATAAAAGATTCGAAACTGAGGTTTTGCAAGAAGCTTTATCCGAAAAAGGAGATTATACCATTCGAGGAATCGATGAAGCCGAAGCGCCAATCGTAAAAAGCTGTTGTTCTACAAAACCTAAAGACGACAAAAAATACTCGACTACGCCTGGGAAGTTTTACTGTCCAATGCATTGCGAAGGTAGCAAAGAATATGACAATGCCGGCGATTGTCCGGTCTGCGGTATGGATCTAGTTCAACAACCAATTGTGACGGCAAGGCAACAATTTACTTGTCCGATGCATCCCGAAGTAATTTCTGACAATCCTGGAAGTTGTCCTATTTGTGGAATGGATTTGGTGCCACTAATTCCAAAAGAAGATCAGGAAGACAGTGCCTATAATAAACTCTGGTCAAAAATGAAAATCGCAATGATCTTCACAATTCCGATTTTTATCATTTCTATGTCAGCGATGATTCCGAATAATCCGCTGCTTGAATTATTAAGTAGATCTCAATGGAATTGGGTTGAATTTATATTATCACTTCCAGTGGTTTTTTATGCTTGTTGGATGTTTTTCCAGCGCGCTTGGCGTTCGATAGTGAGTTGGAATTTGAATATGTTTACGCTGATTGGAATTGGAGCAGGGGTTGCGTTTTTATTTAGTGTTGTAGCATTACTTTTTCCATCGATATTTCCGGCAGAATTCAAATCCCACGATGGAGCAGTTCATTTATATTTTGAAGCCACCACGGTAATTCTAACCTTGGTATTACTCGGACAACTTCTCGAAGCAAGAGCACACAGCCGAACTAGTGGCGCTATCAAAGCATTGTTGCAATTAGCGCCGACGCAGGCAACACGCATAATTAATGGTGAAGAAAAAGTAATTTCGATTCACGATATAAAAGTGGATGATTTACTTAGAGTGAAACCAGGAGAAAAAATTCCAGTTGATGGAATAATAACCGAAGGATCATCTTCAATTGACGAGGCAATGATTTCGGGAGAGCCAATTCCAGTTGATAAAACGGTGAACGATCCAGTTCTTGCGGGAACGATTAACGGAACCAAGTCTTTTGTAATGAAAGCCGAGAAAATCGGATCTGAGACCTTGCTTTCGCAAATTGTTCAGATGGTGAATGACGCGAGTAGATCTAGAGCTCCTATTCAGAAAATTGCCGACAAGATTGCGAAGTATTTCGTACCGATTGTTGTCGCGATTTCAATCATCACCTTTTTTGTTTGGTACGCAATTGGTCCAGAGCCAGCACTTGTTTACGGTTTCATCAATGCCATCGCAGTTTTGATTATCGCCTGTCCGTGTGCATTAGGATTAGCCACTCCAATGTCTGTAATGGTGGGAGTTGGAAAAGGAGCACAGTCGGGTATTTTGATTAAAAATGCCGAAGCTTTGGAGAATATGGACAAAATCGACGTTTTAATTACGGATAAAACTGGAACTCTAACTGAAGGAAAACCATCGGTAGAAAAAGTTTCGGCAATCGATGGAGATTGGGAAAGATTGCTGATTCAGATTGCCTCGGTGAATTCACAAAGCGAGCATCCATTAGCGCAAGCGTTATTAAATTTTGCCAAAGAGAATGACAGCAAATTGCATAAGGTTTCCGACTTTGATTCGATTACTGGAAAAGGAGTTAGCGGAACCGTGGATGGGAAGAAAATTTTGCTTGGAAATAAAGCTTTGCTAGAACAGTTTAAAGTTTCGATCCCAGAATCACTCGAGAAAGAAGTAATCGAACAGCAGAAGCTTGGAAAAACAGTTTCGTATATCACTGAAGAAAATACGATTACTGGTTTTGTAATAATCTACGATGCGATCAAAAAATCTTCTCAAAATGCAGTTAGAGAATTGCAAGAGCAGGGCGTGGAAGTTGTTATGATGACCGGTGATAATGAAAATACCGCAAAGGCCGTGGCGGATGTTTTGAAGTTGGATAAATTTTACGCGGGATGTCTTCCTCAAGACAAGCTCAAAGAAATAGAACGTTTACAAGCACTCGGCAAAATCGTTGCAATGGCGGGAGATGGAATCAATGACGCTCCAGCTTTGGCTCAAGCTGATATCGGAATCGCAATGGGAACTGGAACAGATGTCGCCATCGAAAGCGCCAAAATTACTTTGGTAAAAGGCGACCTACAAGGAATTGTGAAAGCAAAACAACTGAGCCACGCCGTGATGAAAAACATCAAACAAAACTTATTTTTCGCTTTCTTCTATAACGCATTGGGAATTCCGATTGCCGCAGGAGTGTTGTATCCAGTTTTTGGATTGCTGTTATCGCCAATGATTGCGGCACTTGCAATGAGTTTTAGCTCAGTTTCGGTAATTGCAAATGCGCTGAGGTTGAGAGGGATGAAGTTGTAGGAATAGAAATATATTTAGCCACTTTTTACACGAAACACCCCGCTAGATTTGTAAGAATAAAAGGCAATCAATTGGCGAAATACTTCACGTGTTTTGAAGGGATGAAGCCACTTCTTACGCGAAACACCCCGCCCTGCGGGGAGGCTGCTGAAAAAGTATCTGTTTCTCAGAACATATTAAGAAGGTCGAGTAAATAAACTTCGTTTTATTTACTTGACCTTCTTTTTTGGTGTTTATTTTTTCAAAAAAGTTCAAGCTTTATAAGGCGTTTATACACTTTTATAGGATCGTTATGGAGTCTGTGATGAAGATTTTTGATCTTGTAGATTTTCTACACATTTAATTTAAGTATTCTTTTCAAATTCACGGTGAAAATTGCTAATGCACCCTGCATTTGCATATTTTCTATTCCGTAAGCATTTGCTCGACCATAACCGTGCACATTTTTTAGCTCACTGTTTTTAGCTTCTATTTTATATCTGTGTTTTGCCTTCTCTTTGTAAAGTTCCGATTCTTGAAAATCCATTTGTGCCTTATGTAAATCTGATTTTATAGACACTGAATAACTTTTACTTTTCGCGCCAGGTTTGTAACATCCATCTCTTAATGGACAAGTTTTACATTTCTCCACATCAAAGTAAAAGGTGAGTATTTGATTTGTTCCGACATTCTTTTTTCCTTGCTTTGATTTCTGTATCGCCATATGACCCGCTGGACAAACAAACATATCAGCATCTTTATTGTAGTCAAATTTATCTTCTTCTTTTCTACATCCTTGGGTTATTGAAGGATTTAATCTTGCTACCACTTTTATTTCTTGTCCAGAAGTTAATTCAAGATTTTCTTTTCCAGAGTATGCACCATCGCCAATGATAGTGTCTACTTTTATTCCATTGTTTTGACTGATCTTTAAAAGAGTTGGTAATTCAGGACCATCTCCTCTTTCTCCCGAAGTAACTACTGCCGCTGTAATTATACGTTCTTCGGTCATTGCAATATGAGTCTTATAACCAAAGAAGGAGCTATCGGCTGATTTGTGTCCTATTTTGGCATCTTTATCTTTTGACAAGTTTAAGTTCTCTTGAGTGTCTTCAATTGTTTCTTTCAATAGATTCAATTTTTCTTTCACTACAGGGACTAAGCTCAATGTAGTATCCGATTCAATTGCTTTTATAAGTTCTTTAGAATAGGCGATTTCTTTCTGTAAATCGTTATTCTCATTTTTCTTGGGCATTCGTTCTTTCCAATCTGGATCTAAATTATAGACAGCTTTACGTAAAAGTTTTGAACGTTCTTTCAAAACTTGAAGAGCAGAAAATGGATTTGATTTTGATAAGGTGTGAGTAGCGTCAACGATAATTGATTTTGAATTTACAATTCCTTTTTCAATAGCAATAGCAACCGTTTTCCCAATTAAAAGATTCAACAAATCAGAATCCTTTAATCGTAACTTTCTAAAATTTGTTAATGAACTCGAGTTTATTACGCCATCTTCTGGAGCCATTTCAAGAAAGTATTTAAACGACATATCGAAACGAGAACGCTCCACAACATCAGCATCCGAAATAGAATAGATTGTTTTCAATAGTAAATACTTAAACATACGGACAGGACATTCTGCAGTGCGTCCATTATTGAGGCAGTATTTGCTAACCAATTCATCGTAAATAAAAGAAAAATCAATTAGGTCATTGATTTTTCTAAGAAGATTTTCTTTAGGTATAACTAAGTCATACAAATCGGAATACGCACTTAACTGAATTTTTTGCTGCTGTAATAACATAGTAAAAGCCTTAATAATCAGTACTAAAAATACGAAAAAAGGAGCGTAAACACTACAGTTCACACTCCTTTTAATTGAAAAATATGTCACATTTTTGAAGGGACTTTTTCAGCAGCCTCCCCTGCGGGCACCCCTCTTGAAAAGAGGGGAAGTTGGAGCGTGAGTTTTTAGTTGAAATTAGGATAAAATTTGTGGTTTTGGCATTCCCCTCCTGCGGAGGGGTGGCCGAAGGCCGGGGTGGATTTTAAGTTCCCTTTGAACCACAATTCATCAACTTTACCGCAGTCCCGCGGCAAGGATCGTAGCGGCATCCCCCGATAGCTATCGGGGATACAGCGGAGAGCCTGGTGCAACGCAGCCGCCCAAAAAAAAATTATGAAAGAAGCACTTTAGTGGATTTTCAAAAACGATTTAAATATCCTAAATTGCGCCCGCATCATACAGAGATTTAACGAGTAAAATTGCTCGGGAATCAGTACCTTTGCACACAGAAATAAACACACTATTAATAGACTCAACAATGACAAATTCAGATCAGTTTGGAATCAAAGAAGCCTTGCAACAGCTTGGTATTAAAGACATAAATGAAGGAACTTCTACAGGATTAAAAAGTTATGCCAATGGTAAAATTATCGAATCTTATTCGCCAGTAGACGGGACATTAATTGGAAAAGTAAAAACTTCGACCAAAGAAGATTACGAGCAAGCGATGGCAAAAGCGGCGGATGCTTTTAAAGAATGGAGAATGATTCCTGCTCCAAAAAGAGGAGAAATCGTTCGTCAGATGGGAGATGAACTTCGTAAATTTAAAGAGCCTCTAGGAAAACTTGTT comes from the Flavobacterium ardleyense genome and includes:
- a CDS encoding endonuclease/exonuclease/phosphatase family protein, producing MILKYYLTTLLMLIFSTVAFSQEKKFKIHTVGFYNMENLFDTINDPTINDEEWLPNGAQNWTSSKYRKKVSNMARVIAEIGTADNPNSPTILGVSEIENRSVLEDLIKQPALKSKNYGIVHFDSPDKRGIDVGLIYQKEHFKPITSHNVPLYIYQKNTTNKKTEIVTNEDDVADADPRGRRVYTRDQLLVTGLLDGEEVSFIVCHWPSRSGGEKRSSPFREAAAQLSKRIVDSLQTINKDAKVFILGDLNDGSFNKSVKVELGAKGKKSEVKPLGIYNPFEEMANKGMGTIAYRDSWDIFDIIMFTQPLIETDYSSYRYWKAGIYNAPYMITTVGQYKGYPLRHTATEVGFSDHFPVFIYLIKEQK
- a CDS encoding 3-hydroxyanthranilate 3,4-dioxygenase: MAVAPPFNLNKWIAENRHLLKPPVGNKNVYIDSQDYIVMIVAGPNARKDYHYNETEELFYQLEGTIKVTIQDGGERREFTLNAGDMYLHPAKTPHSPSRSENSIGLVVERKRAGQNLKDGLLWYCDNCNHKLYEVYFPLNDIEEDFLRHFEHFYNSEELRTCDNCGTVMEADPKFVRDK
- a CDS encoding GxxExxY protein codes for the protein MTENDLSYKIRGAIFNVYNGLGAGLLESVYVAALEWELLNRGLHVRKEVPVPVHYKEVKLDLGFRLDLLVENKVIIEVKSVENLAQVHHKQILTYLKITELKLGILVNFNVENINDGIFRKVNGL
- a CDS encoding heavy-metal-associated domain-containing protein translates to MKNFQYFAVAIVLLISTSIQAQINKSEIIATGLTCSMCSNAIYKQLQTLSSVAEIDTDLNTNTFTVTAKNNQTLDPVQLKDAVEKAGFFVGSMMVYVDGSKLSKQELTLNGNNLVLLDKVPATHKDYKMQVVDAGFVTSKQLKKNEKAFSSIMDFSNSKDKKIFLKSAK
- a CDS encoding AraC family transcriptional regulator, which encodes MILHIKNMVCDRCNAAVRSILDSLGISYQSVILGEVESTEKVTGKLRTALKKALQAQGFDLLDDKKSKMIEKVKNLLIALVQEEGELDKINISEYVSQAIAVDYSSLSQIFSNQEGYTIEHYFILQRIEKVKELLRYNEMSLSEIAIKMHFSDVAHLSNQFKKVVGCTPTAFKKFRRVDRKPLDTI
- a CDS encoding heavy metal translocating P-type ATPase, producing the protein MTFKYDVSGMSCNGCRTKVENTLNQISGVEAVVTLYPPIATISTKEKLRTSIYQDALTAIGEYTITAIDEDSIENNLLPDQDFNQEYIVTGMTCDGCRKKVEKTLNDIPGVNATVTLDPPAAKITTDKRFETEVLQEALSEKGDYTIRGIDEAEAPIVKSCCSTKPKDDKKYSTTPGKFYCPMHCEGSKEYDNAGDCPVCGMDLVQQPIVTARQQFTCPMHPEVISDNPGSCPICGMDLVPLIPKEDQEDSAYNKLWSKMKIAMIFTIPIFIISMSAMIPNNPLLELLSRSQWNWVEFILSLPVVFYACWMFFQRAWRSIVSWNLNMFTLIGIGAGVAFLFSVVALLFPSIFPAEFKSHDGAVHLYFEATTVILTLVLLGQLLEARAHSRTSGAIKALLQLAPTQATRIINGEEKVISIHDIKVDDLLRVKPGEKIPVDGIITEGSSSIDEAMISGEPIPVDKTVNDPVLAGTINGTKSFVMKAEKIGSETLLSQIVQMVNDASRSRAPIQKIADKIAKYFVPIVVAISIITFFVWYAIGPEPALVYGFINAIAVLIIACPCALGLATPMSVMVGVGKGAQSGILIKNAEALENMDKIDVLITDKTGTLTEGKPSVEKVSAIDGDWERLLIQIASVNSQSEHPLAQALLNFAKENDSKLHKVSDFDSITGKGVSGTVDGKKILLGNKALLEQFKVSIPESLEKEVIEQQKLGKTVSYITEENTITGFVIIYDAIKKSSQNAVRELQEQGVEVVMMTGDNENTAKAVADVLKLDKFYAGCLPQDKLKEIERLQALGKIVAMAGDGINDAPALAQADIGIAMGTGTDVAIESAKITLVKGDLQGIVKAKQLSHAVMKNIKQNLFFAFFYNALGIPIAAGVLYPVFGLLLSPMIAALAMSFSSVSVIANALRLRGMKL
- a CDS encoding IS1182 family transposase, whose protein sequence is MLLQQQKIQLSAYSDLYDLVIPKENLLRKINDLIDFSFIYDELVSKYCLNNGRTAECPVRMFKYLLLKTIYSISDADVVERSRFDMSFKYFLEMAPEDGVINSSSLTNFRKLRLKDSDLLNLLIGKTVAIAIEKGIVNSKSIIVDATHTLSKSNPFSALQVLKERSKLLRKAVYNLDPDWKERMPKKNENNDLQKEIAYSKELIKAIESDTTLSLVPVVKEKLNLLKETIEDTQENLNLSKDKDAKIGHKSADSSFFGYKTHIAMTEERIITAAVVTSGERGDGPELPTLLKISQNNGIKVDTIIGDGAYSGKENLELTSGQEIKVVARLNPSITQGCRKEEDKFDYNKDADMFVCPAGHMAIQKSKQGKKNVGTNQILTFYFDVEKCKTCPLRDGCYKPGAKSKSYSVSIKSDLHKAQMDFQESELYKEKAKHRYKIEAKNSELKNVHGYGRANAYGIENMQMQGALAIFTVNLKRILKLNV